From Haloarcula sp. CBA1127, a single genomic window includes:
- a CDS encoding tRNA-dihydrouridine synthase — protein sequence MFEPRVALASLSGEADASWARAVESHVGCAFLGGIALDDRTREAARVMTDRDRSEFLPDDPVAFVDDQLAALADAPLRPAFNVRSATLGPVERAAAVCQRHDAIIEINAHCRQDEMCAAGAGESLLREPERLAAFVEAAASTGATVSVKGRAELDGVSLPAVARAIEDAGGDVFHVDAMDSESVIADVADATGLFVVANNGVRGTVTTREYLSYGADAVSVGRASDRPELLEEVRATTTEWFASEVSP from the coding sequence ATGTTCGAGCCACGCGTCGCCCTCGCAAGTCTCAGCGGCGAGGCTGACGCCTCGTGGGCCCGTGCAGTCGAGTCTCACGTCGGGTGTGCGTTCCTCGGCGGTATTGCGCTCGACGACCGGACCCGCGAGGCTGCACGAGTGATGACGGACCGCGACCGCTCCGAGTTTCTGCCGGACGATCCGGTCGCGTTCGTTGACGACCAGTTGGCTGCGCTTGCGGACGCACCGCTACGCCCGGCGTTCAATGTCCGGAGCGCGACGCTTGGCCCTGTCGAGCGTGCCGCCGCCGTCTGTCAGCGCCACGACGCTATCATCGAAATCAACGCTCACTGCCGGCAGGACGAGATGTGCGCTGCGGGTGCCGGTGAGTCGTTGCTTCGGGAGCCGGAGCGACTGGCGGCGTTCGTGGAAGCAGCAGCGTCGACAGGGGCGACGGTTTCGGTGAAGGGCCGTGCCGAACTCGACGGCGTCTCGCTCCCGGCCGTTGCCCGAGCCATCGAAGATGCCGGTGGTGATGTATTCCACGTCGACGCGATGGACTCGGAGTCAGTCATCGCCGACGTGGCTGACGCCACTGGCCTGTTCGTCGTCGCGAACAACGGCGTTCGCGGGACGGTGACCACACGAGAGTACCTCTCGTACGGTGCTGACGCCGTCAGCGTCGGTCGCGCGAGCGACAGGCCGGAGCTACTCGAGGAGGTCCGGGCGACGACAACGGAGTGGTTCGCATCGGAGGTGTCACCGTGA
- the cofD gene encoding 2-phospho-L-lactate transferase, whose translation MVTFLAGGTGTPKLLAGADDVFSPAATTVVANTGDDIELGGHLVCPDLDTVLFLDGEVLDRETWWGIADDTAETHTELTRLADAAGLDGGPRYLPDDAQTAGRDIARWRRFSGVAEFMHIGDRDRAVHVTRTSLLDEGRSLTDVTRTLADAFGLERTLLPMSDDPVASIIHTPSGPMHFQEWWVGHEGEPPVEDVEFRGAEQASATDAVLTALDDTVVIGPSNPVTSLGPMLAIDDIERALHETTVVAVSPFIEDTVFSGPAADLMAGVGLEPSTAGVAEAYPFADAFVLDEGDSTTLDVPVVQTDTTLNDAADAKRVNRAVETALSEVA comes from the coding sequence ATGGTGACGTTTCTTGCCGGCGGGACGGGAACGCCGAAGCTCCTCGCCGGTGCCGACGACGTGTTTTCGCCGGCGGCGACGACTGTCGTCGCCAACACCGGCGACGATATCGAGCTCGGAGGCCACCTCGTCTGTCCGGACCTCGATACCGTCCTGTTTCTCGATGGTGAGGTCCTCGACCGGGAGACCTGGTGGGGTATCGCCGACGACACCGCTGAGACACACACCGAGCTGACGCGGCTCGCCGACGCCGCCGGGCTCGACGGCGGACCGCGATACCTTCCCGATGACGCGCAGACTGCGGGACGGGACATCGCACGCTGGCGGCGCTTCTCCGGCGTTGCGGAGTTCATGCACATCGGCGACCGGGACCGCGCGGTCCATGTTACGCGCACCTCGCTGCTCGACGAGGGTCGCTCACTGACAGACGTAACGCGGACGCTCGCCGATGCATTCGGGCTGGAACGGACGCTGTTACCGATGAGCGACGACCCCGTCGCGTCAATCATCCATACGCCGAGCGGTCCGATGCACTTTCAGGAGTGGTGGGTCGGTCACGAGGGGGAGCCGCCGGTCGAAGATGTCGAGTTCAGGGGCGCAGAACAGGCCAGCGCGACGGACGCCGTTCTGACGGCGCTTGACGATACTGTTGTCATCGGTCCGTCGAACCCCGTGACCTCGCTTGGGCCGATGCTCGCCATCGACGACATCGAACGAGCACTGCACGAGACAACGGTCGTCGCCGTCTCACCGTTCATCGAGGATACGGTGTTCTCGGGGCCGGCGGCGGACCTGATGGCCGGTGTGGGGCTGGAGCCAAGCACTGCCGGCGTGGCCGAAGCCTACCCCTTCGCTGACGCGTTCGTGCTGGACGAGGGGGATTCGACGACACTCGACGTGCCGGTCGTCCAAACCGACACGACCCTCAATGATGCGGCTGACGCTAAACGGGTGAACCGTGCCGTCGAGACAGCTCTTTCGGAGGTGGCCTGA
- a CDS encoding dual specificity protein phosphatase family protein, protein MPIVNPHRFAPAASNEEYVYGSCAPGWHTAATHQDALDDWIAHMQAHDIERICCLLPGQQLDDAGANLRRYREAFGASSVRHVPVPDHRLIAQDRLHDEILPFLVDACETEERVVVHCLAGIGRTGQVLAAWLVYHYDYGPDRAIEAVQEMGRDPKDAIEAGNATEAELSGLLSSVARL, encoded by the coding sequence ATGCCCATCGTGAATCCACACCGCTTCGCGCCTGCAGCCTCCAACGAAGAGTACGTCTACGGGTCCTGTGCGCCGGGCTGGCATACGGCCGCCACGCATCAGGACGCGCTCGATGATTGGATCGCACATATGCAGGCACACGACATTGAGCGGATCTGCTGTCTGCTTCCCGGGCAACAGCTCGACGACGCTGGGGCCAATCTCCGGCGTTATCGGGAGGCCTTCGGAGCGTCATCAGTCCGCCACGTACCGGTTCCCGACCACCGACTTATCGCCCAAGACCGCCTCCACGACGAGATCCTGCCGTTCCTGGTTGACGCCTGTGAAACAGAAGAGCGGGTCGTCGTTCATTGCCTGGCCGGCATCGGCCGCACCGGACAGGTGCTCGCCGCGTGGCTGGTGTATCATTACGACTACGGCCCCGACCGCGCCATTGAGGCCGTTCAGGAGATGGGTCGTGACCCCAAAGACGCTATCGAAGCAGGGAACGCGACTGAAGCGGAGCTGTCCGGTCTGCTGTCGTCAGTCGCACGCCTGTAA
- a CDS encoding ABC transporter permease, giving the protein MSRLGRLTAETRAASLAFLRRRTAVFFTFFFPVIIVVIFGVLVQTQPGGGGLFTEPPSFYAPGYLAVVVLFTPLSRVGSEVARHRDGNRFEKLATTPLTRTEWLLAQTLVNVAIIGIAGLLILGMMVWLTGATIRPSVLLLPFVGLGVALFCAVGAMLGSLADSQDGVIAASNGLALPLLFLSETFVPQTLLPAWLPTWLSPLTYFSRGVRAATTGTGEALGPLAVLTVCAVVGFVIGARLLPQTD; this is encoded by the coding sequence ATGAGCCGGCTGGGACGACTCACAGCGGAGACGCGCGCAGCGTCGCTGGCCTTCCTCCGGCGACGGACGGCCGTCTTCTTCACGTTCTTTTTCCCGGTCATCATCGTCGTCATCTTCGGCGTGCTAGTCCAGACCCAGCCGGGCGGTGGCGGGCTGTTCACGGAGCCGCCGAGCTTCTACGCTCCGGGGTATCTGGCCGTTGTCGTCCTGTTTACGCCACTCTCCCGCGTCGGTAGCGAGGTGGCCAGACACCGGGACGGCAATCGCTTCGAGAAATTGGCGACGACACCGCTGACCCGGACCGAGTGGCTGCTGGCACAGACGCTCGTCAACGTCGCCATCATCGGCATCGCCGGCCTGCTGATACTCGGCATGATGGTGTGGCTGACCGGCGCGACGATCCGCCCCTCTGTACTCCTGCTCCCCTTTGTCGGCCTCGGCGTCGCGCTGTTCTGTGCCGTCGGTGCGATGCTCGGCAGCCTTGCGGACTCACAGGACGGCGTCATTGCGGCGAGCAACGGCCTCGCGCTCCCGCTGCTCTTTCTCTCGGAGACGTTTGTCCCACAGACACTTCTGCCCGCGTGGCTGCCGACGTGGCTCTCGCCGCTGACGTACTTCTCGCGTGGCGTCCGTGCGGCGACGACTGGAACCGGCGAAGCGCTCGGCCCACTTGCTGTCCTCACAGTCTGTGCCGTCGTCGGCTTTGTAATCGGTGCGCGACTCCTCCCGCAGACGGACTGA
- a CDS encoding ABC transporter ATP-binding protein translates to MDEVLVASDVGRRYGDTVALDGVSLTATTGEVLALVGPNGAGKTTLVRALTGTTDATGEVRLFGQSPRTVARDRIGLLPQSFSPHERLTARELLEYYAGLYDDTRDVEAVLDDVGLADTASTTYENLSGGQQRRTCVATALINDPDLLVLDEPTTGIDPSGRRDLWRLLEGLADRGVTILVTTHYMEEAQRLADRVGLLADGTLIALDSPEQLVAEHGGDSQLIVDGSFDEAAVSAIDYPAETALRNGRLVVYGIRPESIGNITEQLGQAGIEYDSLTWKQPDLEDVYLELTGTAVGQRGEPQQTGPVAGGAQ, encoded by the coding sequence ATGGACGAGGTACTGGTCGCGTCGGATGTCGGGCGGCGCTACGGCGATACGGTCGCACTTGACGGCGTTTCGCTGACGGCGACCACTGGAGAGGTGCTCGCGCTGGTCGGTCCTAACGGGGCTGGCAAGACGACGCTGGTGCGGGCGTTGACCGGAACAACAGATGCGACTGGCGAGGTACGGCTGTTCGGCCAGTCGCCCAGAACGGTCGCCCGTGACCGAATCGGGCTGTTGCCACAGTCGTTTTCGCCCCACGAGCGACTGACGGCGCGGGAACTACTCGAGTATTATGCTGGTCTGTACGACGATACCCGCGACGTCGAGGCTGTTCTCGACGATGTGGGTCTAGCCGACACCGCAAGCACGACATACGAGAACCTCTCGGGCGGACAGCAGCGGCGGACCTGTGTCGCGACGGCGCTGATTAACGACCCTGACCTTCTCGTGCTGGACGAGCCGACCACCGGCATCGACCCGTCTGGTCGTCGTGACCTCTGGCGACTGCTGGAGGGACTCGCCGACCGCGGCGTGACGATACTCGTCACGACACACTACATGGAGGAGGCCCAGCGGCTCGCGGACCGCGTCGGCCTCCTCGCCGACGGGACACTCATCGCACTTGACTCCCCGGAGCAGCTCGTGGCCGAACACGGCGGCGACAGCCAGCTCATCGTGGATGGGTCCTTCGACGAAGCTGCCGTCTCAGCCATCGACTACCCGGCGGAGACGGCGCTTCGAAACGGCCGGCTGGTCGTCTACGGTATCCGGCCGGAGTCTATCGGCAACATCACTGAGCAACTGGGGCAGGCGGGCATCGAGTACGACAGCCTGACCTGGAAACAGCCAGACCTAGAGGACGTGTACCTCGAACTCACCGGGACGGCCGTCGGCCAGCGCGGTGAACCACAACAGACGGGGCCGGTCGCGGGTGGTGCCCAATGA
- a CDS encoding SelT/SelW/SelH family protein, with protein MSSVEIEYCVPCGFRERAVHVQQAILSGLERELDSVRLVMGDHGVFRISVDDETVYDKAEASEEFDVDAIVREVRSHVM; from the coding sequence ATGAGCTCTGTCGAAATCGAATACTGCGTCCCGTGTGGGTTCCGCGAGCGAGCAGTACACGTTCAGCAGGCGATTTTATCCGGACTTGAGCGGGAACTCGACAGCGTCCGGCTCGTCATGGGCGACCACGGCGTGTTCAGAATCAGTGTCGACGACGAGACCGTCTACGACAAAGCCGAGGCCAGCGAGGAGTTCGACGTGGACGCTATCGTACGCGAGGTCCGATCGCACGTCATGTAA